Genomic segment of Synechococcus sp. A18-25c:
CTCCAGCTGCTAAGACAGAGCATTGTCTGAAGGACCTTCGCTGTCATGAGTTAATTGCTAGGTATGGATGAATTCAATTCTCTGCAGATTCAAGGAGATGAATTTGGCTATCATTGTAGTGGCACGATCCATCGTTGTCTCAGAGTCGGATTGCCCGTTGAAGTTGAGATGTTAAGGATGTCGTGGATCTTGTGCCTCAAATTGAGGGTTCTCCTCTCAGATGGTCGTTGACTTCAACCCGCCTAACAGTGATCACTTTCCGAACAATTTCGCTGGTTTCCCACACCGTGCACAAAGCGGGACTACAGATCGAGAGTGTTGTCGTTTTTGATCGGTCAATCCGATCGCTCTGATTCCCGCAGGACTGTCACCCGATGCCCTCACGTCCATGGCAGAAACGTCTGAGAGCACTGGTTGTTTGGGGTGGCCTGGCGGTTGGTAGTTCAGCGTTCTGTTTGGTGATGCTGCAGGCCCTGTTTGGCCGGCAACTGGAGCAATTGCAGACCATTCAGCTCGGCCGAGAACTGGCGTTGAACGTGCGCCTCACTGAATTGGCCTTGGAGCGCTACCCACCCCATTTGGTGGCGGAGCTCACCGGTCTTGATCTCAAGGTGGCGGTTCGACCGAAACCCCCTGCAGTCCCTCCATCGGCAGGCTTCAAACGTCAAGCTGACGCCTTGCAACAGCAGTTGTGTCGGCGGTTATCCCACTGCCCGATGGTGTTGCCCGACCGAGCTGCTCGGGGCGAAAGGCGCGTGTGGATCGAACTGATTTCCCCACTGGAACCGATCTGGTTGCGGGTGGATGTGCCGTCGATGATGCGCTGGCCGCCTGAGCCGACGCTGCTCGGCCTGTCTTTGGTCGTCGCTGGGGTGATCTGCGGTGGTCTGTTCTTGCTCATCGAGGTGGAGGCGCCCCTGCGTGGTCTGGAGAAGGCACTGTCCAGAGTCGGTGAGGGCGAGGATCCGGATGCCGTTCCCTCCCGCGGAGCTCCCGAGGTGCAGCGCCTCACCCGGCGGTTCAATGCGATGGTGCAGAGGCTGGCTCAGAACCGCCGCGAGCGAGCCACCATGCTTGCTGGGATTGCTCACGATCTCCGCGCGCCAATCACCCGGCTGCAGTTCCGCCTGTCCATGCCACAGCTTTCAGCGGATGAACGCGAACGCTGCGCTGGTGACCTGCAATCTTTAGAGAGAATTACTGGTCAGTTCCTGCTGTTTGCCGGGGGAGGTGACAGCGAAACCTCCGTTGAGGTTCCCCTCGATCAGTTGTTGGCTGAAGTGGCCAGCAGTCATCCGGCCGATCAGTTGCAGTTGCAGTTGGCCTCGATCAGTCTCTTGGTGAAACCCGTCGCCCTCGGCCGTGCAGTCGCCAACTTGATCGACAACGCCTTTTCCTACGGCGCAGCTCCGGTGATTCTCAAGTTGCATGCGCTCGATGATCGCTGCTGCATCGAGGTTTGGGATCAGGGCGAAGGTATGCCCGCTCAGCAATGGGACGAGGCCCTCCAACCGTTCCATCGTCTGGATTCGTCCCGAGGTCAGCAAGGCCATTGCGGTCTTGGCCTGGCCATTGTTGCCCACGTCGCCCGTTTGCATGGCGGGCAACTGGAGTGTCTGTCCGCGCAAGCTGGTCAGAATCCTGGCACTTTTGCCATTCGCCTCAGTTTGCCCCTGCCGATGAGCCAGTCCGAGATCGGGCCGGTGGAAATCTGAGAAAAACCGGCGCACTCGGACGCTTCACGCGTCCAGGCCCTCCAATGGGGATAGGAATGATCTGCGGCCATGGGTCAGAAGCGCAAAGACAAAGCCAAAGCCAAGGACAAGAAACACAGCGAACCCAGCAAGGACAAGGCTGCGGCCAAGATTTCTCACCATGGTCTGGACAGCCTGGGTGGCAGTGAGCGCGAGATTGACCACCCAGCTGAGCTGTTGGATGACTTGCTGGAAGGTGGTCAACAAAAACGGCAGCGCTTGAATAAGAAGCTCTACGAGTCGGAACTGGTCCGCCTCCAGACGGAACTGGTGAAAATGCAGTACTGGATCCGAGACACCGGTTATCGGATGATTGTGTTGTTTGAGGGGCGTGATGCTGCCGGAAAAGGGGGCACGATCAAACGGCTGACGGAACCACTCAATCCACGTGGTTGCAGAGTTGTTGCTCTCGGAACGCCAACAGAACGCCAGAAAAGTCAGTGGTATTTCCAGCGTTATGTGGAACATTTCCCTGCAGCAGGAGAGATCGTTGTCTTTGATCGCAGTTGGTATAACCGGGCCGGTGTGGAACGGGTGATGGGGTTCTGTACGCCAGAACAAGTCGAGCAATTCCTGGAAGATGCGCCCAAGTTTGAACGCATGCTTGTGAGAAGCGGAATTCTGCTGTTGAAGTATTGGTTTTCGGTGAGTGACACCGAGCAGGAAATTCGCTTTCAATCCCGGATTGATGATCCCACCCGTCGATGGAAGCTGAGCCCCATGGACCTTGAAGCGCGCAATCGCTGGGTCGACTTTTCAAGGGCGAAAGACGAGATGTTCAACCGCACCAACATTCCTGAGGCCCCCTGGTTCACTGTGGAAGCAGACGACAAACGACGGGCACGCCTCAACTGTCTCCGTCATGTGCTCGGCAAAGTGCCTTGGGAAGACATGACCCCGCCAGCGATTGAATTGCCTCCACGACCGAAACAAGGTGATTACACCAGGCCACCCATCAATGAACAATTCTTCGTGCCGAATACGTATCCCTATTCATAAATAACTCCATGGATGACATGGTCGTCTGAATGATTGATTAAACGCAAACGCCTGCTGCTGGTGCGAAAACATCAACGCTTTTGAAGGTTGTGGTGCCAAGCCCGTATGCATGGTTTGAGACTTGGTGAATGCACAGCAATGTTTGGATTCAGTCCCGCATGCGTCGTGCATCAATGATGCGTGCCAACTCGAGCATGTAACCGGCCGTGCACCAGCGCCCATGATTGCGCGCACGGTTTTCCAGATCGGATCGGATCTCAGCTGTTTCAGCCATCAGCAGGTCCAGTTCGGACAGGCTGAGGTCGTAGAGCTCCTGCAGTTCCACTTCCCGCCCGAGCAGATGGCTGCGAAACCACTTTCTCGGTTCCTCCTGACCTGGAACATCGCGTCTCATGGTGGTGATGCTGCTCCTGTCGTCACTCCAGTAGAGCGCAGCATCACTCGAAGAATCGCGTGACTGGCCCGCCATGTTGATGCATTTGATTGCTGGCTTTGCATCAACCGCAGCCGCACGTCCACACGCTTTCTTGCAAACTGCGCGCATGAATCACTTCACGATGCAGCAACTTCTGGGTCTACGCCTAGAGGCTTTGGCTCGCGACCACCACGACGTGGCGGCGATGAGGGCCAGCATCCAGCGGACACCCGACTCACTGGTCAAGGAGCTGATGGACACTCACGGTTGGGCGGCCCATGAGGCGTTGTCAGCAGTAGAACAGCTTCAGGCCAAGGCGTTGCAATCCACCTCCGAACAGGCCGCTACTTAGAGCACCTTTAATTGCTTGGAAGCGAAGTGGTTGGTAGCGATTCGGAATCCCTCCAGACGGCAGAATCTGGATCCCACACCGATTTCGCGTAGGTGCCGCGCAGTTGTCGTTGCGGCCTCTGAATGTTCAGTTGTTGATGGCAAGCTTTCGCGACCTGGATGGAGACGCGGTGAAACGTTGTCCAGGCAACGAGCTGATGGCCATCCCAGACGGGCGGCAGGCCAGTTGTTTCAAACATTTCGTTGAACTGATCGAAATGCCTCTGCAGGTCTTCAGGCTGGAGTTGATGCTCTGGTTGTGCGGTTTTCAGTGACTGTTTGAACGGTGCTTGATCCATGCACTGTTCAAAACGGGCGGTCAACTGGGTTTGGCGACTCCAGGCTTGCTGCCCTGCGGCACTAGCCAAGAGCAGCACGATCAAGGCCACGCCAGCAGCAAGGACGAGGGGGGTTCGCTGACGGGAGGTGTTTGACATATCCCGTGCTTGGCTGCTCGACACAGTCAGTGTGACGCTCATCCGCGTTGCGTTTCGTTGTCCTTGATGCCTGTTTCTGATGAGTGAAAACGCCGAACAGACCCATCCTTTGTATGCATCGGATCGCGATCTTGTGGATGCTCTGCTGGGGCATCAGGGCGATCCAGGACCTGAGCAACTCACCGTTGCCGCTCGCTTGGTGATGCGTTACGGCGACTTCCCCGGGGCTGATGACATCAAAGCCGACATCCAGAAGGTGGTGTCCTCTTGGGGGTTCGATGCCCAGACCCTCAATCTTCGCTGCCGTGAGATCTGGGCCAGCGGCTGGAAGCCTGGTCAACAGCTCGATGGTGATCTCGGGTCTGGCGCCGATGTGTCTGATCAGGATGGTTAACGAACGCGGGCTCTCCAGGTCATCAAAAAAGGCTCTTCCCAGGAAGAGCCTTGCAGGGTTGTGATCAGTAGCCGAAGGCTCAGACCAGCGCAGGCTCGGGGCACTTGCTGTCGCGAATGCCTTGGATCGCGGCTGCGTAGTCGGATTGATTGAACACTCCGGAACCGCTCACAATCGCGTTGGCGCCAGCTTCGATCACCTTCCAGGCATTGGCGCCTTTGATGCCACCATCCACTTCGATCCAGGGATCGAGACCGCGCTCATCGCACATGCGGCGCAGATCACGGATTTTCTGCACTTGGTTCTCAATGAAGCTTTGACCGCCGAAGCCGGGGTTGACGCTCATGATCAGCACCAGATCGCACAGCTCGAGGCAGTACTCGAGAGTGTCGAGAGGGGTGCCGGGGTTCAACACCGCGCCGGCCATTTTGCCGAGATCCTTGATCTGGGCCAGGTTGCGGTGCAGGTGAGGGCACGCTTCGACCTGCACCGAAATGATGTCCGCACCCGCTTTGGCGAAATCGGGGACGTACTTTTCGGGCTCCACGATCATCAGGTGCACATCCAGAGGCTTGGTCGTCACCGGACGGAGGGCCTCAACGATCAGGGGGCCGATGGTGATGTTGGGCACGAAGCGACCATCCATCACGTCGACATGAATCCAGTCGGCACCGGCCTGATCCACTGCCTTCACTTCCTCACCCAAGCGGGCGAAATCCGCTGAAAGAATGGATGGAGAGACCACCAGTGACTTGGTGCTCATGGCGAGTTCAGGCTGTGGAACGGGACGATTGTAAAGAGCGTTGTAGACGCTGATACAGTGAGCCGCGCTGACGAGTGAAAAGCCCTGTGGCACCAAGCCCTGTGAGCTGATCCTCACCGCATCAAGTTCCCCGCCGCACACCAGTGGATCGCACTCTCATCCAGGAAATTCTCGAGGTCGTTGAGCAGGCAGCTATCGCCTCCGCCCGCCTCACAGGTCTCGGTCAGAAGGATGAGGCAGATGCCGCTGCCGTGGAAGCCATGCGTCAGCGCATGGGCCAGATCCAGATGCAAGGCCGCATCGTGATTGGTGAAGGCGAGCGTGACGAAGCTCCCATGCTTTACATCGGCGAGGAAGTTGGAAGCGGCACGGGGCCTGGTGTTGATTTCGCAGTTGACCCCTGTGAGGGCACCAACCTCTGTGCGAACAACCAGCGTGGCTCCATGGCTGTTCTCGCTGCTTCCGACCGCGGCGGTCTCTTCAATGCCCCCGACTTTTACATGAAGAAGCTGGCTGCTCCTCCGGCCGCCAAAGGCAAGGTGGACATCCGCAAGTCGGCCACCGAGAACATCAAGATTCTCAGCGAATGCCTCGGACTGGCCGTTGAAGAGCTCACCATCGTGGTGATGGACCGTGCGCGTCACAAGGACTTGATTGCTGAGATTCGTGCCACCGGAGCCCGTGTTCAGCCCATCTCCGACGGTGATGTGCAAGCGGCGATTGCCTGCGGTTTCGCCGGCACCGGAACCCACTGCCTGATGGGCATCGGTGCGGCTCCTGAAGGCGTGATCTCCGCGGCTGCCATGCGCGCCCTCGGTGGTCACTTCCAGGGACAGCTGGTGTACGACCCGGCTGTGGCTCAAACTAAGGAATGGGCCGATCTCACCAAAGAGGGCAATCTTGCTCGCCTGGCCGAGATGGGCATTTCTGATCCCGACAAGATCTACGAAGCTGACGAGTTGGCTTCCGGTGAGCACGTGGTTTTCGCTGGCAGCGGCATTACCGATGGACTGCTGTTCCACGGCGTGAAATTCGAGCGGGATTGCACCCGTACCAGCAGCTTGGTGATCAGCAATCTCGACGACACCTGCCGTTTCACCAACACGGTTCACATCAAGGATGGCGCCCAGAGCATTGCTCTGAGCTGACCGTTCCTTTCAACTACCAGGGATTCCCCCATGCACATTGCCGTTGTCGGCCTCAGTCATCGAACGGCACCGGTTGAAGTGCGTGAGAAGCTCAGCATCCCTGAGCAGACCATGGAGGAATCCCTGCAGAATCTGCGGGGACATGACCAGGTGCTGGAGGCCTCGATCCTCAGCACCTGCAACCGCCTTGAGATTTACACCCTTGTTCGCAACCCCGAACTCGGCATTTCAGCTGTTAGGGAGTTCTTGAGTGGTCACTCCGGTCTGGAGACCGGAGATCTCAAACCTCATCTGTTCACTTACCACCATGAAGATGCGGTGGCGCACCTGCTCAGGGTGGCTGCCGGTCTTGACAGCCTTGTTCTTGGAGAAGGGCAGATCCTCTCCCAGGTCAAGAAGATGATGCGCTTGGGGCAGGAGCACAAGTCGCTCGGGCCCATCCTCAACCGACTGCTCACGCAGGCTGTCAGCACGGGCAAGCGCGTGCGCAGTGAGACCAATCTGGGCACCGGTGCGGTGTCGATCAGTTCGGCGGCCGTTGAACTGGCCCAGCTGAAGCTCGGCCAGAGCCGTGGTGTTGATGATCTCGTCTCCCTGGACGGCGAGCAGGTGGCTGTTGTCGGAGCAGGCCGGATGAGTCGCTTGCTTCTGCAACACCTCAAGGCGAAAGGCGCGTCCGGTGTGGTGGTGCTGAACCGCACCATGTCTCGGGCTGAAGCCCTTGCAGCTGATTTTTCAGATCTCCCAGTGCAATGTCGGCCTTTGGATGATCTGGATCACTGTTTGAGCACCTGCTCTCTCGTGTTCACCAGCACAGCAGCTGATGATCCGATCATCGATGCCACGCGCTTACAACGCTTGAATCGTCGCAGTTCCCTGCGTTTGATCGATATCGGCGTTCCCCGCAACATCGCTGCGGATGTGGAGGGACTCTCCGGTGTCGAGGCCTTCGACGTTGACGATCTCAAAGAGGTTGTTGAGCGCAACCAGGAAGCCCGTCAACAGGTCGCTCGAGAAGCTCAAGGACTTCTG
This window contains:
- a CDS encoding ATP-binding protein, whose protein sequence is MPSRPWQKRLRALVVWGGLAVGSSAFCLVMLQALFGRQLEQLQTIQLGRELALNVRLTELALERYPPHLVAELTGLDLKVAVRPKPPAVPPSAGFKRQADALQQQLCRRLSHCPMVLPDRAARGERRVWIELISPLEPIWLRVDVPSMMRWPPEPTLLGLSLVVAGVICGGLFLLIEVEAPLRGLEKALSRVGEGEDPDAVPSRGAPEVQRLTRRFNAMVQRLAQNRRERATMLAGIAHDLRAPITRLQFRLSMPQLSADERERCAGDLQSLERITGQFLLFAGGGDSETSVEVPLDQLLAEVASSHPADQLQLQLASISLLVKPVALGRAVANLIDNAFSYGAAPVILKLHALDDRCCIEVWDQGEGMPAQQWDEALQPFHRLDSSRGQQGHCGLGLAIVAHVARLHGGQLECLSAQAGQNPGTFAIRLSLPLPMSQSEIGPVEI
- the ppk2 gene encoding polyphosphate kinase 2, producing the protein MGQKRKDKAKAKDKKHSEPSKDKAAAKISHHGLDSLGGSEREIDHPAELLDDLLEGGQQKRQRLNKKLYESELVRLQTELVKMQYWIRDTGYRMIVLFEGRDAAGKGGTIKRLTEPLNPRGCRVVALGTPTERQKSQWYFQRYVEHFPAAGEIVVFDRSWYNRAGVERVMGFCTPEQVEQFLEDAPKFERMLVRSGILLLKYWFSVSDTEQEIRFQSRIDDPTRRWKLSPMDLEARNRWVDFSRAKDEMFNRTNIPEAPWFTVEADDKRRARLNCLRHVLGKVPWEDMTPPAIELPPRPKQGDYTRPPINEQFFVPNTYPYS
- a CDS encoding DUF3288 family protein, which produces MSENAEQTHPLYASDRDLVDALLGHQGDPGPEQLTVAARLVMRYGDFPGADDIKADIQKVVSSWGFDAQTLNLRCREIWASGWKPGQQLDGDLGSGADVSDQDG
- the rpe gene encoding ribulose-phosphate 3-epimerase encodes the protein MSTKSLVVSPSILSADFARLGEEVKAVDQAGADWIHVDVMDGRFVPNITIGPLIVEALRPVTTKPLDVHLMIVEPEKYVPDFAKAGADIISVQVEACPHLHRNLAQIKDLGKMAGAVLNPGTPLDTLEYCLELCDLVLIMSVNPGFGGQSFIENQVQKIRDLRRMCDERGLDPWIEVDGGIKGANAWKVIEAGANAIVSGSGVFNQSDYAAAIQGIRDSKCPEPALV
- the glpX gene encoding class II fructose-bisphosphatase, with protein sequence MDRTLIQEILEVVEQAAIASARLTGLGQKDEADAAAVEAMRQRMGQIQMQGRIVIGEGERDEAPMLYIGEEVGSGTGPGVDFAVDPCEGTNLCANNQRGSMAVLAASDRGGLFNAPDFYMKKLAAPPAAKGKVDIRKSATENIKILSECLGLAVEELTIVVMDRARHKDLIAEIRATGARVQPISDGDVQAAIACGFAGTGTHCLMGIGAAPEGVISAAAMRALGGHFQGQLVYDPAVAQTKEWADLTKEGNLARLAEMGISDPDKIYEADELASGEHVVFAGSGITDGLLFHGVKFERDCTRTSSLVISNLDDTCRFTNTVHIKDGAQSIALS
- a CDS encoding glutamyl-tRNA reductase: MHIAVVGLSHRTAPVEVREKLSIPEQTMEESLQNLRGHDQVLEASILSTCNRLEIYTLVRNPELGISAVREFLSGHSGLETGDLKPHLFTYHHEDAVAHLLRVAAGLDSLVLGEGQILSQVKKMMRLGQEHKSLGPILNRLLTQAVSTGKRVRSETNLGTGAVSISSAAVELAQLKLGQSRGVDDLVSLDGEQVAVVGAGRMSRLLLQHLKAKGASGVVVLNRTMSRAEALAADFSDLPVQCRPLDDLDHCLSTCSLVFTSTAADDPIIDATRLQRLNRRSSLRLIDIGVPRNIAADVEGLSGVEAFDVDDLKEVVERNQEARQQVAREAQGLLDQESRLFLEWWDSLEAVPTINRLRSSLESIRAEELQKALSRMGPDFSARERKVVEALSKGIINKVLHTPVTALRAPQQRSERQNSLLVVERLFDLAQDEDQDR